In Myxococcales bacterium, a single genomic region encodes these proteins:
- a CDS encoding amino acid ABC transporter ATP-binding protein: MARSGAPLRGDVFRHELSLVAALERARGAAGPRSRVTLVAKGVKKTFGDRIVFRDVTFRIEPGTSTALLGGSGSGKSTLLRCLTGLEPIDEGAIAVGTVEVAAAALARRDGAEELRARLGLVFQGLHLFPHMTAKENVMVGPRVVKHWPLARAEAQARMLLERVGLGRREDAHPSDLSGGEQQRVAIARALAMEPDVLLLDEPTSALDPSRRREAATLFRSLVAGGVTLLTVTHEMAFARAVSDRTLVLADGCIVEDRATEELFRAPRDPRSKALVEG, encoded by the coding sequence ATGGCTCGCTCCGGGGCTCCTCTGCGCGGCGATGTATTTCGCCATGAGCTATCCCTTGTCGCGGCTCTCGAGCGCGCTCGAGGCGCGGCTGGCCCGAGGTCGCGCGTGACGCTCGTCGCCAAAGGGGTCAAGAAGACGTTCGGCGACCGCATCGTCTTTCGCGACGTCACCTTTCGCATCGAGCCGGGCACCTCGACGGCTCTTCTCGGCGGGTCCGGCTCGGGCAAGTCAACGCTGCTGCGCTGCTTGACGGGCCTCGAACCCATCGACGAGGGGGCCATCGCCGTCGGCACTGTCGAGGTGGCCGCCGCTGCGCTCGCGCGGCGCGACGGAGCGGAGGAGCTTCGAGCGCGGCTCGGGCTCGTCTTTCAGGGTCTCCATCTCTTCCCGCACATGACGGCGAAGGAGAACGTGATGGTCGGTCCCCGCGTGGTCAAGCACTGGCCCTTGGCGCGGGCTGAGGCCCAGGCGCGCATGCTCCTCGAACGCGTCGGCCTCGGACGGCGCGAAGACGCGCACCCGAGCGATCTCTCGGGCGGCGAGCAACAACGGGTCGCCATCGCGCGCGCCCTCGCGATGGAGCCCGACGTTCTTCTCCTCGACGAACCAACGAGCGCGCTTGATCCTTCGCGGCGACGTGAAGCGGCGACGCTCTTCCGGTCGCTCGTGGCCGGTGGCGTGACGCTGCTAACGGTCACGCACGAGATGGCCTTCGCGCGTGCCGTCAGCGATCGAACGCTCGTGCTCGCCGATGGCTGCATCGTGGAGGATCGCGCCACCGAGGAGCTCTTCCGCGCCCCGCGCGATCCGCGATCCAAGGCCCTCGTCGAGGGTTAG
- a CDS encoding ABC transporter permease subunit (The N-terminal region of this protein, as described by TIGR01726, is a three transmembrane segment that identifies a subfamily of ABC transporter permease subunits, which specificities that include histidine, arginine, glutamine, glutamate, L-cystine (sic), the opines (in Agrobacterium) octopine and nopaline, etc.), whose amino-acid sequence MSVRRRARALASLFIALASLFALAPASADTLSEVKSRGVLRWGGDMQGGEPYVSQEPSGKLVGFEVDLAAALALELGVRAEFVQADWSALVASLERGTFDIAMNGLEVTAARRARLLFTRPYYAFALRLVARSGDDRFTSKDAKLGGLRVGTLTASLSDEHLRAVGAEVVLYEGVQEPYFDLTQKRTDAVLLDDIIAKRYGEGPGLRVVGDLAEGSYAIGLRRTDAALKGALDDALARVMARGELEAILRRHGIWNERQRARPQAATAQAATGAATETSAPRLTVGHARLFLRGAAATLLVTVLAMAIAIPLGLVLALLRLFGPRAAGALSRGYVEIFRGTPVLLQLYVLYFGLAPVIKLSPLTAAVLGLGLNYGAYEAEVARAAILSVPKGQYDAAAVLGMAPAQAFRSVIFPQALRVALPGTTNDFIALLKDSSLVSVITVVELTKQMTITAVDVRGWLAPGLLCAAMYFAMSYPLSRLSSALEARLARGRA is encoded by the coding sequence ATGAGCGTGCGCCGCCGGGCGCGAGCCCTCGCATCGCTCTTCATCGCACTCGCATCGCTCTTCGCGCTGGCGCCTGCGAGCGCCGACACGCTCAGCGAGGTGAAGAGCCGGGGCGTCTTGCGGTGGGGCGGCGACATGCAGGGCGGCGAGCCCTACGTGAGCCAGGAGCCGTCGGGAAAGCTCGTTGGCTTCGAGGTCGACCTCGCGGCGGCCCTCGCCCTCGAGCTCGGCGTGCGCGCCGAGTTCGTTCAGGCCGATTGGTCAGCGCTCGTCGCTTCGCTGGAGCGCGGCACCTTCGACATCGCCATGAACGGTCTCGAGGTCACCGCGGCCAGGCGCGCGCGCCTCTTGTTCACGCGCCCCTACTACGCCTTCGCGCTGAGGCTCGTGGCCCGCAGCGGCGACGACCGCTTCACTTCGAAGGACGCGAAGCTCGGCGGCTTACGCGTCGGCACGCTGACGGCGAGTCTGTCGGACGAGCACCTGCGGGCTGTCGGCGCGGAGGTTGTGCTCTACGAGGGCGTGCAAGAGCCCTACTTCGACCTCACCCAGAAGCGCACCGACGCCGTCTTGCTCGATGACATCATCGCCAAGCGCTACGGCGAAGGGCCAGGCCTTCGCGTCGTCGGCGATCTCGCGGAGGGCAGCTACGCCATCGGTCTAAGGCGAACCGACGCGGCCCTTAAGGGAGCCCTTGATGATGCGCTCGCTCGTGTGATGGCACGAGGCGAGCTTGAAGCCATCTTGAGGCGGCACGGCATCTGGAACGAGAGACAGAGGGCGCGCCCGCAAGCTGCAACGGCGCAAGCCGCAACGGGCGCGGCGACGGAGACGAGTGCGCCGCGCTTGACGGTGGGCCACGCCCGCTTGTTCCTGCGTGGGGCCGCCGCCACGCTCTTGGTGACCGTCCTGGCCATGGCCATCGCCATTCCGCTCGGCCTCGTGCTCGCGCTGCTTCGCCTCTTCGGTCCCCGTGCCGCGGGCGCTCTCTCGCGAGGCTACGTGGAGATCTTTCGTGGGACGCCGGTGCTCTTGCAGCTCTACGTCCTCTACTTTGGCCTCGCGCCCGTCATCAAGCTCTCGCCGCTCACGGCTGCGGTGCTCGGCCTCGGCCTCAACTACGGCGCCTACGAAGCCGAAGTGGCGCGCGCGGCGATCCTATCGGTCCCCAAGGGCCAATACGACGCGGCGGCCGTCTTGGGTATGGCGCCGGCGCAGGCGTTTCGGAGCGTGATCTTCCCGCAGGCGCTCCGCGTCGCGTTGCCGGGCACCACCAACGACTTTATCGCGCTCCTCAAGGACAGCTCGCTGGTGAGCGTCATCACGGTCGTCGAGCTCACCAAACAGATGACCATCACGGCGGTGGACGTTCGCGGATGGCTCGCTCCGGGGCTCCTCTGCGCGGCGATGTATTTCGCCATGAGCTATCCCTTGTCGCGGCTCTCGAGCGCGCTCGAGGCGCGGCTGGCCCGAGGTCGCGCGTGA
- the surE gene encoding 5'/3'-nucleotidase SurE, translating to MSRPLVLLSNDDGFASLGLRELRLAFQPHADVVVAAPETEQSAASHALTLHRPLRTRAVEEGVFAVDGTPADCVYIALHSGTVLPRMPDLVVSGVNHGPNLGQDVFYSGTVAAAREGALRGIPALAVSAHPKADFAAAARLAAQLSLLLLKNGPASSAKAAPKDRAWAPLLNLNVPKGHTGELVGTRLGARYYDEVVDVRTDPRGRDYSWIGGPGVFHDETPGTDTAAYHEGKASLSALILDLSNLAGAPLVEAILRALP from the coding sequence ATGAGCCGCCCCCTCGTACTGCTCTCCAATGACGACGGCTTCGCCAGCCTAGGCCTCCGCGAGCTTCGGCTCGCGTTTCAGCCCCACGCCGACGTGGTCGTCGCCGCGCCCGAAACCGAGCAGAGCGCCGCCAGCCATGCGCTCACCCTCCATCGACCGCTCCGGACGCGCGCTGTCGAGGAAGGTGTATTTGCCGTCGACGGAACGCCGGCTGACTGCGTGTACATTGCACTACACAGCGGAACGGTACTTCCACGGATGCCGGATCTCGTCGTGTCGGGCGTGAACCACGGGCCGAACCTCGGACAAGACGTCTTCTATTCGGGCACCGTGGCGGCAGCGCGCGAGGGAGCCCTGCGCGGCATTCCCGCGCTCGCCGTCAGCGCGCACCCGAAGGCCGACTTCGCGGCGGCGGCGCGCCTCGCGGCCCAGCTCTCCCTGCTGCTCCTGAAGAATGGCCCCGCGAGCAGCGCCAAAGCGGCGCCCAAGGACCGGGCGTGGGCTCCGCTCCTGAACCTGAATGTCCCGAAGGGCCACACCGGCGAGCTCGTCGGGACGCGGCTTGGCGCGCGCTACTACGACGAGGTCGTCGACGTGCGCACCGACCCGCGCGGGCGTGACTACTCATGGATCGGAGGGCCCGGCGTCTTTCACGACGAGACCCCCGGCACCGACACGGCGGCGTACCACGAGGGCAAGGCCTCGCTCTCGGCGCTGATCCTCGACCTCTCGAACCTCGCCGGCGCACCGCTCGTCGAAGCGATCCTCCGCGCCTTGCCATGA